The genome window GATATGGCACAGACAACAGGAACCGCCGTGGCTGAAACAGGTATCAAGCCGGACCCGGCCAGGGCCGCAACTCAACCCATCAAGCAACCCGTCAAGCGTCCGCACCGGCTGGCGCGCATGGGCGGGCAGCTAAGCGCGCTGTGGAATGAGTTCTATCAGAGCAAGCTCGCATTGATTGGGCTCGTGCTGTTCGTGCTGATCGCGGCGCTTGCCGTGTTCGCGCCATGGATCGCACCACAGAACCCCTATGACCTGGCGCAGATCGACATTGGCGATTCGCAGCTCGCGCCGCTCGCTCATGCTGCCTCCGGCGCACATCGCTACTGGCTGGGCACCGACGACCAAGGGCGCGACATGCTCTCGGCGATCTTGTACGGCATGCGCACCAGCTTGTATGTCAGCGTGATCTGCACCGTGCTGGCGCTCGCGCTTGGCGTGGCACTCGGGCTCACCGGGGCGTTCTATGGCCGTCGAGTGGATGCGTTCATCATGCGGCTCGCGGATATCCAGCTGTCGTTTCCGTCGATCCTGATCGCGCTGGTGTTCATCGCCGCATTCGGCAAGGGCGTGGACAAGATCATCTACGCGCTGGTGCTGGTGCAATGGGCGGTGTATGCCCGCACTGCGCGCGGCTCGGCGCTGGTCGAGCTGCGCAAGGAATACGTTGAGGCGGCGCGCTGCCTGAAGCTGAGTGACGCTCGCATCATTTTTCGCCACGTGCTGCCGAACTGCATCCCACCGCTGCTGGTGGTGGCCACGGTGCAGATGGCGACCACGATTTCACTGGAAGCCACGCTGTCGTTTCTCGGCTTGGGCCTGCCGATCACCGAGCCGTCGCTTGGGCTGCTGATTTCGAATGGCTATAACTACTTGCTGTCCGGCTCGTACTGGATCAGCGTGTTTCCTGGCGTGGCGCTGCTGCTGCTGATGCTGTGCCTGAACCTGATGGCAGATCGCCTGCGCGATGTGCTCAACCCGAGGTTGAAGAAATGACTCAGCCAGTCTTGCAAGTGGACAACCTCTCGACGCATTTCACGACGCCGCGCGGCATCGTAAAGGCGGTGAACGGGGTCAGTTTTAGCGTCGGGCGCGGCGAAATTCTCGGTGTGGTGGGTGAATCAGGCTCGGGCAAATCGCAGACAGGTTATTCGGTGATGGGGCTGATTGATCCGCCTGGCAAGGTGGTGAGCGGCAGCATCCGGCTGGCGGGCGATGAGCTTGCGGGTTTGAATGAAGCGCAGTGGCGCAAGATTCGCGGCAACCGGATTGCGATGATTTTCCAGGACCCGATGATGACGCTCAACCCCGTGCTGCGCGTCGATACCCAGATGATCGAAGCGGTGCTGGCACATCGCTCAGTGAGCCGGCGGGTTGCGCTGGATGAGGCACGCCGGGCACTGGCGCAAGTCGGAATTCCCGCGCCGGACGAGCGTTTAAAGTGCTATCCGCACCAGCTTTCGGGCGGCATGCGGCAACGCGTGGCGATTGCGATTGCGCTGATTAACCGCCCTGAAGTCGTGATTGCCGATGAGCCCACCACGGCGCTCGATGTGACGATTCAAGCGCAGATCTTGGGCGAGATCCAGCAGCTCTGCCGCGATTCGGGTACCGCATTGATCTGGATTACCCATGACTTGTCGGTGGTCGCGGGGCTCGCGGATCGGGTTTGCGTGATGTACGGCGGGCGTATCGCTGAGTACGGCAGTGTTGATCAGGTGCTGGATACGCCGTTGCATCCCTACACCCAGGGCCTGATGAACTCGATTCCCAGCCGTAATCCGAAAGGCGTGATGCTGCGGCAGATTCCCGGTGCGCCGCCATCATTGCTGACGCTGGGCAGTGGTTGTGCGTTTCGTCCGCGCTGCGCGTCGGCGGTGCCGGAATGCGCTCAGGAGATTGCTGTAGTCCGCGCTGAAGAAGGCCATATGGTTCGCTGCATCCGCCCCGCGCGTGAGCTGCACGCAGCCGACGTTCATCAGGAGATCGCATGACCCCGTTGCTTGAATTGCGTCAGGTCAGCAAGACCTTTTCCGCTCGTCAGGATGTGACGGGGCGGCTTGTCAGCGCACTGACTGGCCGCGCCAAACCGAAAGGCGTGCAAGCCGTCAGCAATCTGAGCCTGAGCGTGAATGCGGGCGAAGTGGTGGGGCTGGTTGGTGAATCGGGCTGCGGCAAATCGACGGTGGGGCGGCTCGCAGCAGGGGTGTACTGGCCCAGCAGCGGCCAGCGTTACTGGCAGAACACGGACATGGCGACGCTGGCGCGGCGTGAACGTGAGCGCAGCGGGCTGGAAATTCAGATGATTTTTCAGGACCCTTATGCCTCACTGAATCCGCGTATGCGGGCGGCCGATATCGTTGCCGAAGGCGCACACGTGCATGGTTTTATCCGGCGCGATGAAGTGCGTGATTTTGTCGCTGGGTTGTTTGAACGAGTGGGTCTTGATCCTGATTCGATGGACCGCTTCGCGCATCAGTTTTCAGGCGGGCAGCGTGCCCGGATCGGGATTGCGCGGGCGTTATCGGTGAATCCGAAATTTCTTGTGTGTGATGAATCGGTTGCGGCACTGGATGTGTCGATTCAGGCCCAAGTGCTGAACCTCTTTATCAAGCTGCGCGAAGAACTGGGTTTGACTTACCTGTTTATCAGCCATGACCTGGGCGTGGTGCGGCATATCGCCGACCGGATTGTGGTGATGTATCTGGGGCGGATCGTCGAATCCGGGCCAACCGAAGAGGTCTATCAACATCCGCGTCATCCATACACTCAGGCGTTATTGGCTGAGGTGCCTGCGCTGGACAAGCGCAAGAAGATCTTTATGGGGATCAAGGGTGAAATTCCGTCGCCGCTGAAGCCACCGGAGGGATGTCATTTTCATACGCGTTGCCCGCATGCGTTGCCGATATGCAAAGTGCTGGCCCCGGAATTACGGAGTGTGGGGGCGGGGCAATTCGCGGCGTGTCACTTGCTTGACTGAGACCAGACACGGCTAAGGCCGTTTGAATAAACAGGCCGTCGGCGGTATGCGACGGCCTTTGCTTTATTCGATTTATTTTAAACATTTGTTTGAAATTTTAGCATTTTGCATGCGTCCCTGATTAATCAAGATTTACTGATTAAGGCAATCATTCAATGCAAATGGAATATTTATGAATCAGGCTTGACATGCTTGTCTGGAGAGCAGGAGAATCCGCCTTATTTGGAGACATGAAATGAATAATTCTTCTCTTGAGTTTAGGGCAGCATGTACCCGAATGGGAGTGTCTTATGGAGGAGGTAACCCGGTCGGATCGGTGCTTGGAAAGAAGGTCCAGCAGGTTAATTCGGGTAATGGAAATGGAAATGGAAATGGAAATCCAGGTAATGGAATTAATTTGCGCAATATGGGTAAAGTAAGCCTGAATTCGGACCGGGTTAATAACGCGACTCAGAAAGGTGAAAATGTCACTGCAGGTGGCAGTAATTCTGAATCTGGCCCTGTAATGGTTTATGAGCAAAAGCAGGTTTGTCCGGAGAAAATTGATGGTGAATCTAACTCCAGAAGATCCGGATATTTAGACGATTACAAAAGCGAATTATCAAGATCACTAGACGATTTATATTTGAGCTCGCGAGACGATTTATATCCTGGCCAGCCGATGCAAAATGGTGCCAGCAGTAGCTGGACCCAGGTCCCCTCAGAGAAGCTTTTGGTTTCTGCCGAGCTCATGTTCGAGAAAGAGGCCATGAGCCCAGGTTCAATGCATCCAGCCTTTCCCGTTTTGCCGGGCGTGATGCAGAACAACGCCAAATTGGATCACGATTATTCAGACCTGTTTGAGGTGAAACCTCTGGCTGACGCAATGAGGCAAGGCAGTTTAGCAACGAGTTTTCTAGAGATACCGGTTGTCACGGTTACAGTGAATGAAAATCCCGTGCTGGATGAGAAAAAAGATGAGGCCAATGAGGCTAGGAGGGGGAGAAGCCCTAGTGCACCAAGCGTGCTGGTTACGTCTCCTGCAGTCACGTCCACTGCGGTTAAGTCTCCTGCAGTTACGCCTCCTGCAGTTACGCCTCCTGCAGTTACGCCTGAGATGCAGAACGTGCCACTGGATACCAACTCGCCTAACCTGAGCCAGGAGGCAACGGATTGCAGCCCGCAGCAATCGAGTTCCCCGCAGTTGTCAGTGCCGTCGTCTTCAAAGGAAAAACCGAAGTTTTTTTCCAAGTTGATAAGGTCTTTCTCGCTGAATAACTCACTTAAATAAATTTAGGGCGCGGGCACGTCACCGGCACATCACCACAACGAAAAAAAGCCGGCCAACATCGGCCGGCGTAATGCGTGAGGTGCCCCACTGCTGTCCGGCACCTCACGCTCCGCAATTCGAAACCAGAAAGAAACTGAATCTGCGCTAACACTCCCCGGCCAATGGCTCACCCACGCCGCTCGCCGGGGTTGTGCTTAAAACCGGTGACGCATGCCGATTCGCATCGCCAGCTGCTTGTTGGTGCTTGAGGTTGGCAACGTCAGCACCACCGCTTGCGTGCCATCACCGCTGGCTTGCTGGTAGTTCGCTTCCGCATAGACATCAGTGCGCTTCGAGAGCGAATAATCCAGGCCAATGGCAGTTTGCCCCCAGCGTGAATTTTCCAGCTTCGACCACGTATAGCCCGCACCCCCCACCAGCGCTGGCGTGAAGTGATACAGCAAGCTACCTTCGACAGACGTCAGCGTAGCGGCATTGCCGAGGTACGAGATCCGTGTGCCGGTGTAGTTCGCCATCAGGCCGAACTTGCCGAATGAATAGCTGCCACCTAGGCCCCATGTCTTCATGCTGTCGGCGACAAAAGCCGTACCGTTCAGCGGCTGGCCGAACAAACTGTTCACACCTAGGTCATTGGCCGGGTTAATACGGAAATTGTTGATGCCCGTATACGCCGCGCCCAGGCTTAACGGGCCTTGATCGAATGTCAGCCCGAAGCTCATTGCACTGTTCTTGCGGAAATCGCCCGCGACATTGCCAAAGCTATACATGCCGCCTGCGGTGAAACCGCCAAAACTCTTGCTGACGAACTTCACGGTGTTGTCGAGACGGTCGCCCGAGATGCGGTCATAGTCGCCCTGGTGGAAGGCATAGACCCCCGCGACATACGCTATCGAGTAATTGCCGATCACGTCACCCATGAAGTCGTACTGGTGACCCATCGTCAACGTACCAATCGAATTGGACAAACCGACATACGCCTGGCGGCCGAAGATGCCGCCGTTATTCATCGCACCGGTGCTGAGATTGAAGCCGCTCTCCAGCACGAATAGCGCTTTGAGATCGGCACCCAGATCTTCAGTGCCCTTGAA of Paraburkholderia bonniea contains these proteins:
- a CDS encoding ABC transporter ATP-binding protein, which gives rise to MTQPVLQVDNLSTHFTTPRGIVKAVNGVSFSVGRGEILGVVGESGSGKSQTGYSVMGLIDPPGKVVSGSIRLAGDELAGLNEAQWRKIRGNRIAMIFQDPMMTLNPVLRVDTQMIEAVLAHRSVSRRVALDEARRALAQVGIPAPDERLKCYPHQLSGGMRQRVAIAIALINRPEVVIADEPTTALDVTIQAQILGEIQQLCRDSGTALIWITHDLSVVAGLADRVCVMYGGRIAEYGSVDQVLDTPLHPYTQGLMNSIPSRNPKGVMLRQIPGAPPSLLTLGSGCAFRPRCASAVPECAQEIAVVRAEEGHMVRCIRPARELHAADVHQEIA
- a CDS encoding ABC transporter ATP-binding protein: MTPLLELRQVSKTFSARQDVTGRLVSALTGRAKPKGVQAVSNLSLSVNAGEVVGLVGESGCGKSTVGRLAAGVYWPSSGQRYWQNTDMATLARRERERSGLEIQMIFQDPYASLNPRMRAADIVAEGAHVHGFIRRDEVRDFVAGLFERVGLDPDSMDRFAHQFSGGQRARIGIARALSVNPKFLVCDESVAALDVSIQAQVLNLFIKLREELGLTYLFISHDLGVVRHIADRIVVMYLGRIVESGPTEEVYQHPRHPYTQALLAEVPALDKRKKIFMGIKGEIPSPLKPPEGCHFHTRCPHALPICKVLAPELRSVGAGQFAACHLLD
- a CDS encoding ABC transporter permease, whose amino-acid sequence is MGGQLSALWNEFYQSKLALIGLVLFVLIAALAVFAPWIAPQNPYDLAQIDIGDSQLAPLAHAASGAHRYWLGTDDQGRDMLSAILYGMRTSLYVSVICTVLALALGVALGLTGAFYGRRVDAFIMRLADIQLSFPSILIALVFIAAFGKGVDKIIYALVLVQWAVYARTARGSALVELRKEYVEAARCLKLSDARIIFRHVLPNCIPPLLVVATVQMATTISLEATLSFLGLGLPITEPSLGLLISNGYNYLLSGSYWISVFPGVALLLLMLCLNLMADRLRDVLNPRLKK
- a CDS encoding porin; protein product: MRKSLAAPLAAASLCVFAATAQAQSSVTIYGIVDAGLTYVNNSNGHAAWLTDTGVQQGNRLGFKGTEDLGADLKALFVLESGFNLSTGAMNNGGIFGRQAYVGLSNSIGTLTMGHQYDFMGDVIGNYSIAYVAGVYAFHQGDYDRISGDRLDNTVKFVSKSFGGFTAGGMYSFGNVAGDFRKNSAMSFGLTFDQGPLSLGAAYTGINNFRINPANDLGVNSLFGQPLNGTAFVADSMKTWGLGGSYSFGKFGLMANYTGTRISYLGNAATLTSVEGSLLYHFTPALVGGAGYTWSKLENSRWGQTAIGLDYSLSKRTDVYAEANYQQASGDGTQAVVLTLPTSSTNKQLAMRIGMRHRF